The Zalophus californianus isolate mZalCal1 chromosome X, mZalCal1.pri.v2, whole genome shotgun sequence genomic interval catcctaTAATTGGAGATGTTAGAGGCTTTGACCATGCCTCCTCGTTTCCCCCACcgccagcccctggaaaccaccattttactctctgtttctatgagttcagcttttttagattccacatctaaCTGCgatcgtacagtatttgtctttctttctgacCTCTTTTACTTAGCGTCATGTATGAGATGTCAATTTAGAAGTCATCTGCAAAGAGCTAGCTAGCTGAAGCTCCGGGATTGGACAAGATCACTAAGGGAGAAACTgaatgaagagagaagaggacAAAACGAAAAAATGGTACCTCGGAGAGTATCTCCAATTACCCTGtgaaaagaacagagagggaaagacCAGAGAAATAGAAGGAGACCCAGTCTGCCAGATGCCAAAGGTAGAACTACCTGACGCAAAGCTGTCCTCATTCCCAGGCCAGTGTGAGGTCTACTAAATTTCCCTTCTCCCATCTTCACCGGGGCCTAAAGCCATCtggctctcttccttcctttccctcctggaACAGAGAAGAGTCTGATGTCATTAGTTCAACTAGATTTCTACTCTGTGCCTAGCCTTGTTCCAGTTGTTAGGGTTACAAAGCTGAGTAAAAAGGCGGGGTCTGCTCTTGAGAAGTCCTTAGCCTGATAGGGAGGGAGGACCAGGGCTGGGACTAGGGTGAGGCAATGAACGTATCTAGGGGGCAAAATACAAGGGGGCCCTCACTGTCAGGGTCACGTAGGTACAGGATAGGCATTTGCAAAACCCTGAGAGTAAGCACCTCCTTAAACTTTGCACTCTAGCTGCCTCAGTTGGCTTAGCCTAGTGGTGACCCTGGAGAAGTTTCCCGTGTCAAGAAAATAACCAGGGTTACAATGTAAGTgttgctccttctctccctgggtTTCCACGAAGAGTGAGCTTACTTTGTCAGGTAGAGTGGAGGTGTAGGGACCAGCGTGCACAAAAGGTGTGGaggtattggggcgcctgggtggcatagtccgttaagtgtcagattcttggtttcggctcaggtcatgatctcagggctcatgagatcgagccccacatcgggctccactctcagctcagagtctgctccagactttctctctctctccctctgctccaccccccctGCACTTGTGGACGGGTGCGcgcttgctctttctcaaaataaataaataaatctttaaaaaaaaaaaggcacgaGGTATACGGGAACACACAGTGTCTTTAGGGACGGGTGGTTGGGCCGCAGAAAAGATAGAGGGCACAGTAAAAAGGGTGAGAAGTCGGGGCAGGTGTTGCTGGGAAAATGGGGATCAGGGTGTAAAAGGCATTGAATGCCGTGTCACGCCTTGCTAGGGTGACCAAACATCTTACTTTGCCTGGGACTTTCCcagtttttttcctaatttttttttagaagtaatctctaagcccgacgtggggctcgaactcaggaccctgagatccagactcACAGGCTCTACcgacagccagccaggcgctcccaGGACTTTCCCAGTTTTAGCAATGAAAAGCCAGCATCCTGGAAAACCCCTCTGTCCTGGCAAAGCAGACCAGTCGTATTGTATCCTCAAAGTAGTGGAAAGCCGTTAACGGATTTTCACACAGAATCGGCAAGATTCATGCTTTAAGGGGACCCTCGCATGTCTGGATGAGGTGGAGGAGGACTGGGTCTGAGGAAGCCTGGGGGGCCCAGTTACAGAAATGGctaagagcagcagagggagagggagtaggagggtccactgagcagggagcccgatgtggggctcgatcccaggaccctgggatcatgacctgagccgaaggcagccgcttaacccactgagcccccaggcgccccagtaaatgttagcttttatcgTCCAAACGATCAGTTAGGAGATCATTGCAAGGCCTGAAGGAAGGCGGGAGTGCAATGGGAAtgctgagggggagaggggcttgAGAAAGATTTGGGACACGGAATTTCCAAGACCTCGTTTGTTGGCTGATTGTATTTTCACGTGAATGATTTTTAGCTGGCAtgaattctccagggaatccgCATTATCAGACTAACTGTAGAATGAAAGGCTTTGTCTCTTGAAGGGAAGCTGGAGGGGAGATGATAAAGGCCAGGAGGACACTGCTGGAAAACAAAGTGTGCCTTTGAGATCCTTAAGGTTAGGGCAGAGAAACGGTGGCAGTTTCAAAAGTTGATCTTGATTTAATGGTTGAGAgggtagggtttttttgtttttgttttgttttgttttgttttaagcagtccctacatccaacgtggggttcgaagtcacaacctcgagatcgagagtcgcatgttctaccgactgagccagccaggcgccccctttttaaatttttattctatttttaaaaagatttttatttattcatttatttgagagagatcacagaggcagagggagaagcagacttgccgctgagcagggagcccgatgcggggctcaatcccaggatcccaggaccatgacctgagccgaaggcagacgcttaaccgactgagccacacaggcaacctgatttgcttgcttgctttcttttccttctttccttccttccctccctccctctattctttttttctttctttctttctttctttctttctttctttctttctttctttctttctttctttctttctttctttctttctttctttctttctttttcattcttccttccttccttccttcctcccacatatatgtaaatatggtCATGCGTACTGTGACATGTGTATGAAAACATACAGATTTCCTTACTGAAGCACACGCACACTGCCATTGACAACTAGCCAGTCAAGAAAGCATGTTAttgctttctttgggtaaatacccagtagtggaattactggatcatatggtaattctggttttattttgtttttttgttttttgaggaacctccctagtgttttccacagtggctgcactaatttctattcccaccaacagtgcatgaaggttcccttttctccacatcctcacccaagatgcattatttcttgtgttttaaattttgcccattctgacaggtgtaaggcgatatctcatcatggttttgatttgcatgtccctgaggattagtgatgttgagtatcttttcatgtgtctgttggccatctgtatgttttctttggaaagatgtccgTTTGGGTCCCCTACCCATTTTTACtcagattatttggggttttcctGATGTTGACTTTTATAAGTTCTATACATATTTTGATTATTAAgcccttattggatatattatttcaaaaagatatatgcactcctttgtttactgaagcattatttacaatagccaagatatggaagcaaaccaagtgtccatcaaaagatgaatggataaagaagatgtgacacacacacacacacacacacacacacaggaatattattcagccataaaaaagactgagatcttgcatttgcaacaacacagaccAAGCTAGAAGGTATAATGTTAAGcgatatgtcagtcagagaaagacaaatatttcatgtgcacatagaatttaagaaaggaaacaaatgaacaaataccaAAGAGACAAACcgaaaaatagactcttaaatatagagaacaaattgatggttgccagagggaaggtgcgTGGGGGGGTGCAGGTAGAGAAACAGATAAAGGGggttaagagtacatttatcttttcaaaaaaagattttatttatttatttattcatttatttatttgagagagagagagcatgtgcacagggagggggaggagaagagggataagcagactccccactgagcagggacccccctatgcgggactcgatcccaggaccctgggatcatgacctgagccaaaggcagatgcttaaccaactgagccacccaggtatcccaagagtacatttatcttgatgaacattgagaaatgtatagaattgctgaatcactatattgtacacctgagagtgttataacacagtatgttaattatacttcaataaatacaggcacacacacacacacacacatgaacaaaATCCCAGggggggaaataataaagatgaatgtaaaagtaaaaaaaaatgaagcttgtTACTTTGGTGAGACAGAGGTTAGCTCAATATCTGAGAGATTCAgtgaatacagttgacccttgaacaatatgagTTTGAACTGCATACATGGGTCCACctctatgtggatttttttcaataaatacagcacagtactgtactgtagtttctctcccttatgattttcttaacaacattctcttttctctagcttactttattataagaatgaagtatataggggtgcctgggtggctcagtcgttgagcatctgccttcggctcaggtcatgatcccggggtcctaggatcgagcccctcatcgggctccctcctcggcaggaagcctgcttctccctctcccactccccctgcttgtgttccctctctcgctgtctctctctctgtcaaataaataaataaaatcttttttttttaaagaattctgtatataatatatataacatacaaaatgtgttaatcCACTATGTTATGGGTAAGACCTCCAGTTTCtggtaggctattagtagttaagtttggggggagtcaaaggTTATACATGGATGTTCGACTGTGCAGGGGCTCAGTGCCCCTACTCCCGTGtcgttcaagagtcaactgtagtTGAAGGATGGCACAGGTAGTGAGATGAAATAATAATGTGGCATACTTGTATAGAACttactatggggcgcctgggtggcttagtcagttaggcgcctgactcttggtttcagctcaggtcatgatctcagggtcatgggatcgagccctatgtagtgctctgggctgagtgtggagtcagcttgtccctcttgctctgttcctcctccattcacgctctcctctgtctctctctctctctctctcaaatagatagtctttttttttttaaagaacttactatcgactaggcactgttctaagtgttttacatataattattatatctaaTCCCCACTATAGCCCTTTGATACAGGTACTATTACTATAACTATTTTACCGGTGAGGAAGCCAAACTAGGGAACTTGGCTAAAGTCACACAGGTAAGAAGTGGAGCATGCTCTTAATCATTATGCTACACTGACTTTCCAGAGGGGTTCCAGTTGAGATGGCGAgccatcctggggcacctggctggctcagtcggaggagcatgctactcttgatctcagggttgtgagttcaaaccccatgtcggGTGccgagattacttaaaataaacttaaaaaaaaaaaaaaagaagtggagaaCCATCCTGTGTAAATTACCCTTTCTCCGGGAGGTCCACTGTTAGAtcattctgctttttcttccatAGGTCATCATCGTCCTTAATACATCTATTTGTGCCAAGGGCTGCCCTGACCTGGATCTCCTCAAGATCTTCACAGTCTGTCTGTATGAGTACCAAACTGCCAGTCAGTCTAAGTTAAGGTTCCTACATGGGATAGCACAGAGTCGAAGCCCCTGTGCACACTTCTAGGTGTGGTATATGAGACTCCCTCATGGACTGGCCCCAAACTACGTTGCCAGTCTCACATCCTACTATgacctcccaccccatcccatgcATTCTCTGCTCTAGTCACACTGAACACACCCTACTCTTTCCAGACTCTGAACCTTTGCACGTGCCTGTCTCCACTTCCCTACTGCCCTTGATCCAACGGGCTAAGCACCTACTACGTGTTAAGGTTACGCAAGTGATTGCCATACAATTCGAGAAGTACTCTAATCGATATACGCTACAATGTGCCGCAGGAATTCAGAATGAGGGGAGGACTCATTCTCTCTGAGGGACTTGGTGGGGGACACAGCgaggggagaagagaggtgaAGCCTTCACACGGGAGATGACATCTGAGCTGAGTCTGGAATGATTAGGAGTCTGCCAgtcaaggaaagagaaggaaacctCCAAATTGTCTTTGGCTCCTTCATCTCCCCACGCTCAGACATTAAGTCCTACATAGATTTTATATCCAAAGTATGTCTCACATTTGTCTCCTCTTATTCCTTCTGCCACTGTCCTAGTCGCACGGGCCCACTTGGGCCATTGCAAGAGCTCCGTAACTGGTCATTCTGCCTCTTATCTTTCCCATCCCCAGTTGGCTCTCCATGTGGCTGCTGGAGTCAGCTCCCAAGCCACAAATCTGAAGGCAGCACTCCTCTTCTCAAAACCCTTAGTGGTTTCCACCACCGGTAGGACAGTCTTAACCTCTTAGGGTGACACCCAAGGCCCCTCACAAGTTGGTCTTACTTTCTCTTTCCCGTCTCCCCTCTGGCCATTCGATTCCTCCAATCCGCCACAGTAGATTATCTGTCTCACTCAAGACGGCATTCCACTCTTTCAGATACCCTGTCTGTGTCCTATGCCCACCTTATTCCCCCTCCCTAGAATGCCACAATCCTTTCTCCCGCCTGACCGGTTCAGCCTGGCCTCATCGAGGAATCAAACAGGGTCCAGCTTGGTGGGCCTTTCCGGCCCCTTGTCTATCATAGGTCATGTCTGGCATTTACATGTTGTGGAATCAGGAAATGGAGCAAGCATTCCCCACTAGCCACCACTGTGTGCACCCAGGCTATCTGACTGGGCACCTGAATCAGTTCATGGTTGCcatgccagttctctgtggatactGCAGCCTGCTTTGAAATCCCAACCCGGTTGTTGGGGGGCCTTGACTATTCGAGGGAGCCATTCCCCTCATCCAGGAGCTGCCTCGTCTCCTTGCCCCCAGCTCCCAGTATCTCTGCACACAGATGCCTCCTAAAAGACCACAAATGTCCCTAAAAGCACCAGTACCAGGAGAAAGAGTGCGTAAGAAGCTCCTGTTACTCGGCCTTTTCTGCCCCCAGATCAGATCCCTTGAATATGCAACATCTCGTGGACCTTGGTGTTTGGGCTGCTGTCCACTCCCTGGGGGAGCTGACCCTGTTATCGGACCACGAGCCCCAGCCTAGCTGAACCAGCCTCACTCCTTTCTGACTCACTGCAAGTTCTAGCATGCCCTCGGGCTGTGGTCTCTGTGCTTCTGCTAGTATCTGACCTTACTTTGCAGTTTCTAACCAGCTTTTGAACACATCTGATTGGATTCTCACAAAAGTTCTGGGAAAGGAGAGGTAGAGAGGGCGTTATGCTCCGTATATTGCAgacgaagaaactgagactcagggtaGGTATCATGTGTCCCGGGGGACAGAGCTCATAAATGGCAACCCCGGTCTCCGTATTGCAAAGCTTTCCTCGCTGCCACCACCACTGCGGTCACTCCGTAGTTGGACTGTGTGGCAGGTGCTACGCCCACTCgcctcccatttcccccctaCATACACTCTTGTGACAAGCCTCAGATCAAAAAATCAGTCCTGGGTTAGCCCTCCCTGCAACACTGTGTACTCCAGCTCCCCTCAGGGTCCTTTGGCCTGCTCCCATCTGGTTCACAGGACGCAAGGGTCAGTGTCGTCCCTTTGGCTGTATAGCCGGCTCGTGGCTTATTGTCCCACCACTGCCCCCTGGGGAGGAAAGCCTTGATCTGGAGTTGGAGCCTCTTTCCAAGGGAGATTCTCGTGGTAGAACCGTTTGGAGAGAAACTCGGTATCTGGGGCAATGATGGATTTCGCAGTTCTCCacgtggggagggcaggaggttCTTGTGTGGAACCAGgaggacatttttaaagagaaaatctttttcttgATAGCCTTCTGGACAGAGAAGAGATGCTCTGTGTTccttgtgctctgttggtggtggtggtggggaggattTTGATAAGAAAAGGGATCTCTCCTATCGTGGgagacctgggggtggggaccTCTCTTCTCCCAGTATATGGTGTCGCTTTCTAAagagaaaggactttttttttttttttttttttttcagaaaagtaaTATCTCTCCTTTAGGAAAGGGGGAAGCTGTCAATCAGGGATTGCCGAGGGTGGGGGAAAGCCTTGctatctcctttcttttctaaagGAGAAACCTCCTCGAATGAAGAAACCGTCCCTGCTTTCTGTCTGAAGGGGAAAGACTGTTTCTAGAGGAGAACAATTCTGATTAGAGAAAATGCctgatttgctcttcttttctgaTGCATTTGTCACACAGAGTCACCGGACTCTGACAGGGAGTgggaaatcatttttttctgttaagaggtaggggaggggcgcctgggtggctcagtcattaagcttctgccttcggctcaggtcatgattccagggtcctgggatcgagccctgcatcgggctccctgctcagcgggaagcctgcttctccctctcctgttccccctgcttgtgttccctctcttgctgtgtctctctctgtcaaataaataaaatctttaaaaaatatattaaagaggTAGGGGAACTGAGGTGAGAAACTTGCGGGGGGCTTGGCGGGGGGGCTTTCACTCCGAAGGCTCCCTGGTGAGGGCAGCAACTCTGAGTTGGGGAAACCCCTGTGAGTCTGGGAAAGCCTCTTAGGAATCCCAGAAATGCAGAGTGCTAAAGGGAGCTCAGCCATGTGCTAGGCCCGCCTTTGTTTGctcacagggaaactgaggcttggggaagGGAATGTCTTACTCCTAAGGGACAGAACAAGGACTTGAACCCAGCTTGGTCAAATCCCAGGTTGGGGCTTTTCCCATCACATCTGCCAGACGGCGGGGAGGCTACCTGGTGCTTCGGAGTAAGGAGATGGGGTGAGGagacacacacccccccccccccgccccagccccggctATGAAAGTTCTGACCTGTGTTTGGAGACATCTCTGGGATGGGAAGCATTGATTCCTGAGGGAAGGCAACTGGGGACGAGGGTCGAATTAGGGACTATGTCCAATCCAGGTAGAAGGGTCAGAGTCCAGCAGGTGGCTTGTGGGGGCATCAGTTTGTAGTGAGGTTCGAAGGAGGAAGGGGGCTATTTCTCCCAGGAGCTTGGAGGAGGGGCCCTCGCCCAGGACCCCTGTGCTACCCTCTCCGACTTGCGAAATCTTTCTATCATTTCCTGTCTCTCCAGATGGAGTTGTCATTGTAATGTTTTTCAAATCAGAGGAAGGGGCCCAAGGAAACTTCTTGAGgtaatgtaaatgttttataatatattgcGGCCGTGTTTACGAAACTGCACGCAATCACGAGAACTCCATAAACTATACttagaatggatgaaaaaaaataaaaggagaggaagggggtcAGGGCATCTGATCCCCATAAAGCTGTGATTAAAACATTGTTAAGGCCCCCCCAACCAAAAgccaaaaggcaaaactaaaccaacaccgcccccccaaaaagaaaaaaaaatgaggcaaggATGGCTCAGGGTCTCACTATTTCTGTTGCCCATTGCTTTCTAGATCAACAAAAAACCAAGGCCAGCTCATTCAGGGGGAGGTCAGAGGTTGCAGGAGAAAGAACTTGACAAACACACAAGCCACCTCCTCGTTTACTGCAAAATCCTGTGTAATGTGTAACATTGCAGGCACAGAGAGGCCTTGGGAATGAGGCAAAGATGGCCCtgacccacccccactccagcttacccgcctgcccctcccccccattcctCCCCCCGCCCGGGACGTGTCCCTCCTTTTCCTTGTGGCCCGCAAAGCGCTGTCCCTCCTTTTCTTGCCTTGCCTACCCTCCCTTTTTCCCCCCACGTGTCCACAGCACCCTCCTTCCGTTCCACTTGCCCATGTCCCTCCCCACTGACATGACTCCAGATAGGGTCTGTGCCAACACGGGGTTAAGATTAGTTTCATAATTCGAGATGCTGTCAGAGCATCCTATCTCTTGTCCCCAGTggccccagggagagggaaggggaaagggggtACAGACAAGAAGAGCTGCCCGCACGCCCCCCCCACAACCTTGAGCACTGGTGTGGGTGACCTccggctccccacccccttcGGGCCCCTCAGACAGAAGGCCCTGCGAGGGAGGGAaaccagggagggaagggagattcTGATGGAGCAGTCCCTAGCAGACAGAGGCCTGCACCCGggcaagggagaaggaggggcaaGCTCctgggcagggtggtggggggtccgggtgtgtgtgtgtgtgtgtgtgtgtgtgtgtgtgtgtgtgtgtgtgtgtggcgggatGGGAGGTTGCCTGGTGTGTGGCATCAGCAGGCCGAGCAGCGGTCGCTCTTCTCAGCCAGCCCGGCCCCAGTGCCGGGGCTGCGGCGCAGTATGTCTTTCAGGGAGCCGTCCTGCTCGCTCAGCAGCTTGTTGATCTCATTCTGCTTGTATTCAGGTGAGAGGCGGTGGCCGAAGCCCGAGCCCTTGCGGGAGGGCGGATTGGAGCGGCGCTGGGCTCGGCGGGCACAGGCCCGGATGATGAGGTACACCACCTCGGCCACGTTGAGGATGATGCAGATGCCAGAGGCGGCCAGCATGAAGACCGTGAAGACGGTTTTCTCGGTGGGGCGGGACACGAAGCAGTCCACCGTGTTGGGGCAGGGGTAGGCCTCACACTTGACGAGCCGCACCATGGCATAGCCGGGGTAGAGCAGATAAAAGACGTACATGAAGGCAGCCTCGAACAGCAGCCGGAAGACCACGCTGATGACATAGGTCCACCACAGTGTCCCTGAGATGTGGACCTTGTGCCTCTTCACCTCCTCCAGGTGCAGGGGGTCCGCGTGACCCTCGAGGCGCAACATCTTCTTTTCTATGTGCTGCTGGTGAGCCACGTGCATGGCCACGAGGAGAGCCGGGGTGGACACCAAGATGAGCTGCAGAGACCACAGGCGCACGTGGGAAATGGGGAAGAAGTGGTCGTAGCAGACGCTGTTGCAGCCAGGCTGAAGGGTGTTGCAGATGAAGGAAGACTTCTCGTCACCCCACACGCTCTCCGCGGCCACCACCAGCACCATGATCCTGAAGATGAAGATGACCGAGAGCCATACGCGACCAATGGCCGTGGAATGCCGGTTCACGCCACTGAGCAAGGTGTACAAACCTGTCCAGTTCATCCTGCCTCATTCACACCTGCAAAACACGAGCCACAAAGCAGGCTGGCAGAAAGCTGGACACCGTAACACGGCCtgacacaccccccccacccccgtcaccCCTTCCGAGAGCCAGtgacaggaagggaagaaggatggTCATCGCTTTCCTCATCACCCCATGTCCCTTGccagcctctcttcctcctcttcctcctcacttGACTTGACCTCCCTGAGCCCTATCTCCCTTCGCTTTTGTCCAACGGTCTTTCCTCTCCAGAGCCCCTTTCTTTAGCAGGCCCATTTTGTTCTGCTATCAGCCATCATCTTtaactccccatcccccagctcctTAGCTCTGGACCTGGGGCGAGCCCAACAAAGCCCATTACCTTGGGGAGCGCCTATCCCTGAGGCCACCCAGACAGGTCCCCTATGGTCTCATGTCTGTGCAGGGGGAGTGGTCCCTGGGTCCGCGCCTGCGTTCCAATTCATCGCCGCCCGGTGCTGGGGAGTCATATGCTGCTTTATACCCAGTGTCTGCACAATGGGACCTTTGTGGGGCTCTGAACAACGCCCTTTAGAATTCAGATCAAACGCCCTGACTTCCGCCCACCCTACACACAGAGCACTTGTGTCCCAGCGCCGGACACCCAGCCTGCACCCACCTGTTCTGTGCCCGCCCGGTCCATCGCCGCACCCGCCCCACAGCCCCACCAGAAGAATGGccatggcggggggtggggggagatgggacAAAGACAGGTGCATGTAAAAGGGGACCCGAGGGGACCAGGAGGCTCCGGGCAGAGGCTGTCGCCCGTGACTCTCCTAGAAACTTAGGGTCAGCAGGATTTTTCCTAGGTTGAGAGCCCCTGCACGGTATGTACGGGTGAGCTCGCTCGTACGTCCCATTAGCTTTTTCCCCACACATTCTTTCTTCGGACCCACTCAGCAGGCCTCCAAGGACTTTATCCCAGTCTGTCCAGATGAGGAGGCCGCAGCTCAGATAAGTCAAGcaacttactcaaggtcacacagctaagaagtgTTACGGTAGGATGAAACGCACAAGCATCTGAGGCCGAGGCTTAGGCTCTTTCCCCGGTAGGCCCTTCGTGCTTTTCGCAGCGAGTGTCGGCAAAAGCAAAAGCCAGCCATTAAGAACGACAACAAAAGCAAGGGTTAATGCACCCCAGGAGAGCACGAGGAACATGGCAGCTGCAGACCCCTGAGTACTTTCCAACTCTGGTGTCACGGAGCAAACCCTGACCACCCCTCCTTGAGCTTCAGGTGACAGGTGGGCATGCGGTGAGTGCAAACCAGAGTGAGAAGGCAAAAGTTAACAAGCAAACAGAAGGCTGGAAGATGGCACAGGGAAGAGTCATACGCCTTTGGGTTTGAATCTGGGTTCTTCGCCTAACACGACCGCGGGCTAGCTCCTGACCTCCTCTGAGCCTGCTCGCTCATCTATCAGTGGGTTGTTAATACCCAGGGTTACTGTGAGCTTCAGTGAAGCCACCTGCAAAGAGGTCTTGGCCCGGCTCCACTTTCATAGCTGGTGATCAAGGGAGGTAAGCCCCTTATCGGGAAGAGAAAACATGTTGCTTCAGGGGACTGGGTGGTCTGCCAAACCCAATGTCCCTCTTTTCGC includes:
- the GJB1 gene encoding gap junction beta-1 protein; its protein translation is MNWTGLYTLLSGVNRHSTAIGRVWLSVIFIFRIMVLVVAAESVWGDEKSSFICNTLQPGCNSVCYDHFFPISHVRLWSLQLILVSTPALLVAMHVAHQQHIEKKMLRLEGHADPLHLEEVKRHKVHISGTLWWTYVISVVFRLLFEAAFMYVFYLLYPGYAMVRLVKCEAYPCPNTVDCFVSRPTEKTVFTVFMLAASGICIILNVAEVVYLIIRACARRAQRRSNPPSRKGSGFGHRLSPEYKQNEINKLLSEQDGSLKDILRRSPGTGAGLAEKSDRCSAC